A stretch of the Ischnura elegans chromosome 5, ioIscEleg1.1, whole genome shotgun sequence genome encodes the following:
- the LOC124159694 gene encoding uncharacterized protein K02A2.6-like, protein MANGTDARKVCENLSTLFSTFGYPSQIVSDNGPPFNSKLFVDFCSHRGIEVLKSPAYHPQSNGIAERAVQTIKRLLAKELNTTPGALSDKNIHSFLGKILLAYRTTPLATGEISPLEKMFKYKPRTLLSLIKPPPNSLTFPSSRYPEYKVGEVVLVKIRPGMVPVKGVIGKRVSVVTYRVYIGSQCRYVHMNQLKRLPPTKIIPKPNVFPFHLLADPDDSAVDAAPLWSMVQTPLTISPRSSPSYPASVPTAEMVIPTANQSSRNTGPELRRSNRPSKAPQRLDL, encoded by the coding sequence ATGGCAAATGGAACTGATGCTAGGAAAGTATGTGAAAACCTGAGTACATTATTTAGTACTTTTGGTTATCCATCACAGATAGTCTCTGATAATGGCCCCCCATTCAACTCAAAGCTGTTTGTTGATTTCTGCTCCCATAGAGGCATTGAGGTATTAAAGTCCCCAGCGTACCATCCCCAATCAAATGGTATTGCAGAGAGAGCTGTTCAAACCATTAAAAGGTTACTTGCCAAGGAGTTGAATACAACACCAGGTGCCCTTAGTGACAAAAACATTCACTCATTCCTTGGCAAAATTTTACTTGCCTACCGTACTACACCTTTGGCAACAGGTGAGATAAGCCCTTTAGAAAAGATGTTCAAGTATAAACCTCGCACCCTCTTGTCATTAATTAAACCACCCCCTAATAGTCTCACCTTTCCAAGCTCTAGATACCCAGAATACAAGGTGGGGGAAGTTGTTTTGGTAAAAATTAGACCAGGCATGGTGCCTGTAAAAGGTGTAATTGGGAAGAGGGTCAGTGTGGTTACTTACAGGGTGTACATTGGAAGCCAATGTCGGTATGTGCACATGAACCAATTGAAACGCTTGCCACCTACAAAAATTATTCCTAAGCCAAATGTTTTCCCTTTCCACTTGTTAGCAGATCCTGATGACTCGGCTGTGGATGCAGCACCTCTATGGTCAATGGTGCAGACTCCCTTGACCATTTCCCCTCGATCCAGCCCATCCTATCCTGCCTCTGTCCCAACTGCTGAAATGGTGATACCCACTGCTAACCAATCCTCTAGGAATACAGGTCCAGAACTTCGCCGCTCCAACAGACCATCCAAGGCACCTCAGCGGCTTGACTTGTGA